In Cutaneotrichosporon cavernicola HIS019 DNA, chromosome: 1, one DNA window encodes the following:
- a CDS encoding uncharacterized protein (Vacuolar sorting 38 and autophagy-related subunit 14) produces the protein MQCPVCESTRDKLYCAPCLQEGVNGHTAMKHEIEGQVIAAREKAEQLLKGNPGAPGATEWRELRANVAAAEARVAALRARIARTSDDAQRIRVSTSSTGAIRRRRQTLEDAEHAIPTHEDMAARIATVRQQQREVGKRIIQARKVLVREAVDVFGVQRMRGWEIAGLELPPPDLFRVHPSATINAALVHTIHLLSLLTSYLSLTLPFEPIWPFGVHIGRPVMAPNVPLLATKKFREKKHVLWMSSTAPALARSRKGGFTVLKGSALAAVLARSGSKHRSTLTAFALLAHSIAYLAYTQGVGGIGIADASEDDVTEGVLVSATDVLELIALTAESSDLGVRAHEPGTTQTMRHLGFGLDVNKVVESVLAAERARWGGVPDGTEELSEGWDMLEEEKDEQS, from the exons atGCAGTGTCCCGTTTGTGAAAGCACCCGCGACAAGCTCTACTGCGCACCATGTCTCCAGGAAGG CGTGAACGGACATACGGCGATGAAGCACGAGATAGAGGGACAGGTCATTGCTGCCCGCGAGAAAGCTGAGCAGCTGCTCAAAGGCAACCCTGGTGCGCCCGGTGCTACAGAATGGCGTGAGCTACGTGCCAACGTCGCGGCGGCTGAGGCCCGGGTGGCTGCGTTGCGGGCACGGATTGCACGCACCTCTGATGATGCGCAGAGGA TACGCGTTTCCACCTCATCAACTGGAGCTAtacgccgacggcgacagacgctcgaggacgccgagcacgccaTACCCACACACGAAGATATGGCAGCGCGCATCGCTACTGTGCGACAGCAGCAACGGGAGGTCGGCAAACGTATCATCCAGGCACGCAAGGTGCTCGTACGGGAAGCGGTGGATGTGTTTGGCGTTCAGCGCATGCGGGGATGGGAGAttgccggcctcgagctccccCCACCAGACCTTTTCAGGG TGCACCCGTCTGCGACAATAAATGCGGCCTTGGTGCATAccatccacctcctctccctcctgACGTCGTACCTCTCCCTTACGCTGCCGTTCGAACCCATCTGGCCGTTTGGGGTCCACATCGGCCGGCCAGTAATGGCTCCGAATGTGCCGCTCCTCGCAACCAAGAAGTTCCGCGAAAAGAAACACGTCCTCTGGATGTCGAGTACAGCTCCAGCACTCGCCCGCAGCCGGAAGGGTGGCTTTACGGTGCTCAAAGGCTCGGCGCTGGCAGCGGTGCTCGCCCGTAGCGGGAGCAAGCACCGCAGCACGCTCACAGCCTTTGCGCTACTTGCGCATTCTATTGCCTATCTCGCATATACCCAGGGTGTGGGTGGTATTGGGATTGCCGACGcgtccgaggacgacgttACCGAGGGGGTGCTCGTCAGCGCGACCGACGTGCTGGAGCTCATTGCGCTTACTGCCGAGTCCTCGGATTTGGGTGTGAGGGCGCACGAGCCAGGTACGACGCAGACTATGAGACACCTCGGATTCGGGCTCGACGTCAACAAAGTCGTCGAAAGCGTGCTCGCTGCCGAGAGGGCGCGATGGGGAGGCGTACCCGATGGAACCGAGGAGCTCAGTGAGGGGTGGGAcatgctcgaggaggagaaggatgAACAGTCGTGA
- a CDS encoding uncharacterized protein (Glutathione S-transferase, N-terminal domain), whose protein sequence is MNKARVLVHHLQNSRSARVLWALEELGEPYDVRVHYRTKGWFAGSSLRDVSPLGKSPAVQMDGKTLTESAAILGTLLRTFPSPSTENEPSPNSLFWSHFSEGSLMLYLQPARFATLGMRQILKEDGLNRDTTKGVKMMNDWFQNWAREHATGALGEAETWLAGHELFSGSDKLGLGDFMMFFPLNSIAHGRARPNAPRLYQLGPATDAWVERMRARPAFQAALARMKEEEEGQKPAEMREAEARKRAEEATIW, encoded by the exons GAACTAGGCGAACCCTACGACGTGCGGGTCCACTATCGCACGAAAGGCTGGTTCGCAGGAAGCTCGCTGCGTGACGTATCTCCTCTTGGCAAGAGTCCGGCGGTCCAGATGGACGGCAAGACACTCACTGAGAGCGCGGCGATTCTGGGTACGCTTCTCCGTACctttccctctccctctaCTGAGAATGAGCCATCACCCAACAGTCTGTTTTGGAGCCATTTCTCCGAAGGATCCCTCATGCTGTATTTACAGCCGGCGCGCTTTGCTACCCTCGGCATGAGGCAGATTCTCAAGGAGGATGGACTTAATCGGGATACGACCAAGGGTGTCAAGATGATGAACGACTGGTTCCAGAATTGGGCAAGGGAACATGCTACCGGCGCCCTGGGAGAGGCTGAGACTTGGCTTGCGGGACACGAGCTGTTTTCTGGTAGCGACAAGCTTGGACTTGGCGAC TTCATGATGTTCTTCCCCCTTAACAGTATTGCTCATGGGCGCGCCAGGCCCAATGCGCCGAGGCTGTACCAACTTGGGCCGGCCACCGACGCATGGGTCGAGCGTATGCGTGCGCGTCCCGCCTTCCAGGCTGCGCTGGCCCGCatgaaggaggaggaggaggggcagAAGCCCGCCGAGATGcgtgaggctgaggcgcgAAAgcgggcggaggaggccacCATTTGGTAG
- the SHO1 gene encoding uncharacterized protein (Plasma membrane osmosensor that activates the high osmolarity glycerol (HOG) MAPK signaling pathway in response to high osmolarity), producing the protein MVGRGFDIGAVVRSPPLIATIGVAFVAWFIAFIGQCVVEAQSMAIGTPSLGVLWFAIWVQILVVVFFLISAASGSLSQHRFALAIFTAICVVFSVQGVQNIFYKGNGPRIATGVGWLLLCMVDLVWLLFLTSDEDSWLFYTFGSGTVGGWGGAPSSRRHSGRASRAEAGVYGNESAGLRANGADRGMSSHELPATYANGGMGSSMGYSTPINLDGPSPVKMNATSPQPDFASAIGQSTDTVAYKHKARANYAYSASPDDPNEVSFAKGEILEVHDTTGKWYQVRTVGGQTGIAPSNYLTLL; encoded by the exons ATGGTCGGCAGAGGATTTGACATTGGCGCCGTCGTGCGCAGCCCGCCGCTCATTGCGACTATTGGTGTCGCGTTTGTCGCGTGGTTTATTGCCTTTATCGGCCAGTGTGTCGTCGAAGCACAAT CTATGGCGATTGGAACACCATCTCTTGGTGTACTGTGGTTCGCGATATGGGTCCAGAT CCTTGTGGTTGTCTTCTTCCT TATCTCCGCTGCAAGCGGATCACTGTCCCAGCACCGcttcgcgctcgccatctTCACTGCTATTTGCGTCGTGTTCTCCGTCCAGGGCGTCCAGAACATCTTCTACAAAGGCAATGGCCCTAGGATTGCCACCGGTGTCGGATGGCTTCTGCTCTGCATGGTTGAC ctcgtcTGGCTCCTCTTCCTGACCTCTGACGAGGACTCGTGGCTGTTCTACACGTTTGGGTCGGGCACCGTTGGTgggtggggcggggcgccctcgagcaGGCGGCACTCTGGACGCGCCTcccgcgccgaggctggCGTCTACGGCAACGAGAGCGCGGGTCTCCGCGCCAACGGCGCTGACCGGGGGATGTCCAGCCACGAGCTGCCTGCTACGTACGCCAACGGCGGCATGGGCAGCTCGATGGGCTACTCGACGCCTATCAACCTTGACGGACCGAGCCCAGTCAAGATGAACGCGACCTCGCCCCAGCCCGACTTTGCCAGCGCCATCGGCCAGAGCACCGACACAGTCGCGTACAAGCACAAGGCCCGCGCAAACTACGCGTACTCGGCAAGCCCAGACGACCCAAACGAGGTCTCGTttgccaagggcgagatcCTCGAAGTCCACGACACGACGGGCAAGTGGTACCAGGTCCGCACGGTCGGCGGTCAGACTGGC ATTGCCCCCTCCAACTACCTCACTCTCCTTTAA
- a CDS encoding uncharacterized protein (mfs general substrate transporter), protein MTSPRPSLGGQPHTPRRSQHNGANGANGTNGTNGSPSGYTSLRDLVAPISPTSPRPALRDWNFARGVEEDMEGEQSRIELPELKEKRRLSLWRLIALTVSMGGSQIAWTVELGYGTPYLLDLGLSEDLTSLVWLAGPISGLVVQPLIGVISDSSTSRYRRRYWIVASTILLVISTLGLAFTEPVAKAIVDIFGGGQGDWDPRHGRLVKLTAISIAVFCFYSLDFALNGLQASLRNLVFDVTPEEQINAANALHARFLHLGSIVGFALGYIKLDSVPIIRLIGGEQFRKLCIVAMTLLVITVWITCFTIDEDPRSCLVPNTNRGKLRDMFYAIDQAIRTLPEPVRRICAVQFAAFGGWFTYLFYSTTYMQTVMSHEQGRNADRGEATRVGSFAMLLYAFVAITAGTVLPWFSQRDERLLPNDYDDDEAESARIRDTVDVWRRDAHRRGRPLKLPRMPFMLRDVWTCALVFFFVLMMSTFFISTVWQATTMIALVGICWAVAMWVPFAIMMEFLREIDADNDKDRRTAPPSPEVSSSPDETRLLVDHTLQNAYSAVDLEAAGIEYAPQGPVAGGTIMGIHNLAIVFPQFLIAIVASIIFKVVDGDLPPDHLEPEFRERTGVSWVLRFGGLAALVGAVLCRRVPPTRTEKAMRRRLAEMREEQEQGE, encoded by the exons ATgacaagcccaaggcccAGCCTCGGTGGGCAACCCCACACCCCACGCCGCTCACAACATAACGGCGCCAATGGCGCCAATGGAACAAATGGAACCAACGGCTCGCCGAGCGGGTACACGAGcctgcgcgacctcgtGGCCCCGATCAGTCCTACGTCGCCCCGCCCCGCACTGCGTGACTGGAACTTTGCGCgcggcgttgaggaggacatGGAAGGCGAGCAGAGCCGGATCGAGCTGCCTGAActcaaggagaagcgccgCCTAAGCCTATGGCGTCTGATCGCGCTCACGGTATCGATGGGGGGGAGTCAGATCGCCTGGACAGTCGAACTCGGATACGGTACACCATACCTACTCGACCTGGGTCTCAGCGAGGACCTCACCTCCCTCGTGTGGCTCGCTGGCCCGATCTCaggcctcgtcgtccagccCCTCATCGGCGTTATCTCGGACTCGTCGACTTCTAGGTATCGCCGGCGGTACTGGATTGTTGCGAGCACGATTCTGCTCGTCATTTCGACCCTCGGGCTCGCGTTTACCGAACccgtcgccaaggccatcgTCGACATCTTCGGCGGGGGTCAGGGTGATTGGGACCCCCGTCATGGCCGCTTGGTCAAGCTCACGGCTATCAGCATTGCTGTGTTCTGCTTTTACAGTCTCGACTTTGCTCTCAATGG cctACAGGCTTCCCTCCGCAACCTCGTTTTTGACGTCACACCAGAGGAACAGATTAACGCGGCCAACGCTCTGCACGCCCGTTTCCTGCATCTGGGAAGCATTGTCGGCTTCGCGCTGGGCTACATCAAACTCGACTCTGTCCCGATCATTCGGTTGATCGGCGGCGAACAGTTCCGCAAGCTCTGCATTGTCGCCATGACGCTCCTAGTCATTACTGTGTGGATCACGTGCTTCACAATCGATGAGGACCCACGCTCATGTCTCGTACCCAACACGAACCGGGGCAAGCTGCGAGACATGTTTTACGCAATCGACCAGGCAATACGCACCCTCCCTGAGCCCGTGCGCCGCATTTGCGCTGTTCAGTTCGCCGCCTTCGGCGGTTGGTTCACCTACTT GTTCTACTCGACCACGTACATGCAAACGGTAATGAGCCACGAGCAAGGCCGCAACGCCGACCGCGGCGAGGCAACCCGCGTGGGGAGTTTTGCCATGCTCCTCTACGCCTTTGTGGCCATTACCGCTGGCACAGTGCTCCCATGGTTCTcgcagcgcgacgagcgcctcctcccaaacgactacgacgacgacgaggcggaaTCCGCACGTATCCGGGACACGGTGGACGTCTGGCGTCGCGACGCGCACCGTCGTGGCCGACCACTCAAACTCCCTCGAA TGCCTTTCATGCTGAGAGACGTGTGGACGTGCGccctcgtcttcttcttcgtTCTCATGATGAGCACATTCTTCATCTCAACCGTGTGGCAAGCGACAACCATGATCGCGCTGGTAGGTATCTGCTGGGCCGTGGCGATGTGGGTGCCCTTCGCGATCATGATGGAGTTCCTACGCGAAATCGATGCCGATAACGACAAGGACAGGCGTACAGCCCCACCATCCCCAGAAGTGTCATCATCACCGGACGAGACCCGCCTTCTAGTCGACCATACCTTACAGAACGCATACTCTGCAGTCGACCTTGAAGCTGCCGGTATAGAGTATGCCCCGCAAGGACCCGTTGCAGGGGGAACGATCATGGGCATCCACAATCTCGCGATTGTGTTCCCACAGTTTCTG atcgccatcgtcgccaGCATCATCTTCAAGGTGGTCGACGGTGACTTACCCCCTGATCATCTCGAGCCAGAGTTCCGCGAACGGACCGGCGTATCGTGGGTGCTAAGGTTTGGCGggctcgccgccctcgtcggcgcggtcTTGTGTCGCCGTGTCCCGCCCACGCGGACGGAGAAGGCtatgcgccgccgcctggccgagatgcgcgaggagcaggagcagggTGAGTAG